From a single Miscanthus floridulus cultivar M001 chromosome 8, ASM1932011v1, whole genome shotgun sequence genomic region:
- the LOC136469311 gene encoding uncharacterized protein, with translation MVNSIIGMKLPTKMLMDGGSNLNIMYAEMLDAMGIDRSLVRPIGAPFHSIVPRKQAVPLGQIDLPITFRNSTNYRTETLTFEMLGLCGVIKIGTSFQCAYECEVECCEHAMAIVASKELATIKEEVTEEALDLKLTVVSFEPVEGAKEVLIDTSGSEGKVVCIGTTLSSE, from the exons ATGGTCAACtcgatcatcggcatgaagctGCCCACCAagatgttgatggatggaggcagcaacctcaacatcatgtacgctgaaatgctcgacgccatgggcatcgaccgatcgctcGTCCGACCGATCGGGGCACCTTTCCACAGCATCGTACCTAgaaagcaggccgtgccacttgggcagattgatTTGCCCATCACCTTTAGGAATTcaaccaattataggacggagacccttacctttgag ATGTTGGGTCTATGCGGGGTCATCAagattggcacctccttccagtgcgcctacgagtgtgaggtcgaatGTTGCGAACACGCCatggcaattgtcgcctccaaagagcttgcgaccatcaaggaggaggtcaccgaagaagcactcGACCTCAAGTTGACGGTCGTGTCTTTTGAGCCtgtagagggcgccaaggaggtcctcatagacacCAGCGgctccgagggcaaagtggtgtgcattggcaccacgctttcctccgaatag
- the LOC136476623 gene encoding heterogeneous nuclear ribonucleoprotein Q-like isoform X2 has protein sequence MSDRQPSEEPEEQVDLEGDDDGMDDDDGGYRRRSSRDDSEEPEEDDDNDERHGDGDGRGDDDAGMEPEPAGGGGGKGGDETGKGADAAAGSGPEDEEERSKWDELLALPPHGSQIFIGGLPRDITEDDLRELCEPLGEIYEVRLTKDKDTNENKGFAFVTFTDKDAAQSAIEDVQDREYKGRTLRCSLAQAKHRLFIGNVPKGLSEEELTNIIKGKGPGVVNIEMFKHDPNRNRGFLFVEYYNHACAEYARQKLSSRSFKVDGSQLTVSWAEPKGSTDPSSAAAQVKTIYVKNLPENVSKEKIKDLFDKHGEVTKIVLPPAKAGHKRDFGFVHFAERSSALKAVKGSEKYEIDGQVLEVSMAKPLADKKPDHSHRSGGGPNYPLPSYGGGYMGDPYGAYGGSGPAYNQPMIYGRGPAPAGMRMVPMVLPDGRLGYVLQQPGGMPPPPPPRRGGDRRDSGRGGEGHSRRYRPY, from the exons ATGTCGGATCGACAGCCGTCGGAGGAGCCGGAGGAGCAGGTGGACCTGGAGGGGGACGACGACGgcatggacgacgacgacggcgggtaccgccgccgcagcagccggGACGACTcggaggagcccgaggaggaCGACGACAATGACGAGCgccacggcgacggcgacggccgcggggacgacgacgccgggaTGGAGCCGGAGCCGGCCGGAGGAGGCGGCGGAAAAGGCGGGGACGAGACGGGCAAGGGGGCCGACGCCGCCGCGGGTAGCGGgcccgaggacgaggaggagaggAGCAAGTGGGACGAGCTGCTCGCCCTGCCGCCCCATGGCTCCCAGATCTTCATTGGCGGCCTGCCCCGCGACATCACGGAGGACGACCTCCGCGAGCTGTGCGAGCCGTTGGGAGAAATCTACGAG GTGAGGTTGACCAAAGATAAGGACACCAACGAGAACAAGGGGTTCGCCTTTGTCACCTTCACCGACAAGGACGCGGCGCAGAGTGCCATCGAGGATGTGCAAGACAGGGAGTACAAG GGGAGGACTTTGCGGTGCTCTCTGGCGCAGGCAAAACACAGGCTGTTTATTGGGAATGTGCCCAAGGGGCTGAGCGAGGAGGAGCTGACCAACATTATCAAGGGGAAGGGGCCAGGTGTTGTCAACATTGAGATGTTTAAG CATGACCCGAACCGTAACCGTGGCTTCCTCTTTGTTGAGTATTATAACCACGCCTGCGCAGAATATGCCAGGCAGAAGCTTTCATCACGAAGCTTCAAGGTTGATGGGAGCCAATTGACTGTTAGTTGGGCTGAACCTAAGGGTTCAACAGATCCTTCATCTGCAGCTGCTCAG GTGAAGACTATATATGTGAAGAACCTACCTGAGAATGTTTCtaaagagaagatcaaggatctGTTTGACAAACATGGAGAGGTCACAAAAATCGTCCTACCTCCTGCCAAGGCTGGGCATAAGAGGGATTTTGGCTTTGTTCACTTTGCTGAGAGATCAAGCGCACTGAAGGCAGTTAAAGGAAGTGAAAAATATGAAATTGATG GTCAAGTACTGGAAGTATCCATGGCCAAACCTTTGGCAGATAAGAAACCTGATCATTCACACAGGTCTGGAGGAGGCCCTAACTATCCTCTTCCTTCCTATGGTGGTGGCTACATGGGAGATCCGTATGGTGCTTATGGTGGCAGCGGTCCTGCATACAACCAG CCAATGATATATGGCAGAGGTCCAGCACCGGCAGGAATGAGGATGGTGCCGATGGTGCTTCCCGATGGTCGCCTTGGCTATGTCCT GCAACAACCTGGTGGAATGCCGCCTCCACCCCCACCGCGGAGGGGTGGTGACCGAAGAGACAGTGGCAGAGGCGGCGAAGGGCACAGCCGGCGATATCGCCCTTACTAG
- the LOC136476623 gene encoding heterogeneous nuclear ribonucleoprotein Q-like isoform X1, with protein MSDRQPSEEPEEQVDLEGDDDGMDDDDGGYRRRSSRDDSEEPEEDDDNDERHGDGDGRGDDDAGMEPEPAGGGGGKGGDETGKGADAAAGSGPEDEEERSKWDELLALPPHGSQIFIGGLPRDITEDDLRELCEPLGEIYEVRLTKDKDTNENKGFAFVTFTDKDAAQSAIEDVQDREYKGRTLRCSLAQAKHRLFIGNVPKGLSEEELTNIIKGKGPGVVNIEMFKDQHDPNRNRGFLFVEYYNHACAEYARQKLSSRSFKVDGSQLTVSWAEPKGSTDPSSAAAQVKTIYVKNLPENVSKEKIKDLFDKHGEVTKIVLPPAKAGHKRDFGFVHFAERSSALKAVKGSEKYEIDGQVLEVSMAKPLADKKPDHSHRSGGGPNYPLPSYGGGYMGDPYGAYGGSGPAYNQPMIYGRGPAPAGMRMVPMVLPDGRLGYVLQQPGGMPPPPPPRRGGDRRDSGRGGEGHSRRYRPY; from the exons ATGTCGGATCGACAGCCGTCGGAGGAGCCGGAGGAGCAGGTGGACCTGGAGGGGGACGACGACGgcatggacgacgacgacggcgggtaccgccgccgcagcagccggGACGACTcggaggagcccgaggaggaCGACGACAATGACGAGCgccacggcgacggcgacggccgcggggacgacgacgccgggaTGGAGCCGGAGCCGGCCGGAGGAGGCGGCGGAAAAGGCGGGGACGAGACGGGCAAGGGGGCCGACGCCGCCGCGGGTAGCGGgcccgaggacgaggaggagaggAGCAAGTGGGACGAGCTGCTCGCCCTGCCGCCCCATGGCTCCCAGATCTTCATTGGCGGCCTGCCCCGCGACATCACGGAGGACGACCTCCGCGAGCTGTGCGAGCCGTTGGGAGAAATCTACGAG GTGAGGTTGACCAAAGATAAGGACACCAACGAGAACAAGGGGTTCGCCTTTGTCACCTTCACCGACAAGGACGCGGCGCAGAGTGCCATCGAGGATGTGCAAGACAGGGAGTACAAG GGGAGGACTTTGCGGTGCTCTCTGGCGCAGGCAAAACACAGGCTGTTTATTGGGAATGTGCCCAAGGGGCTGAGCGAGGAGGAGCTGACCAACATTATCAAGGGGAAGGGGCCAGGTGTTGTCAACATTGAGATGTTTAAG GATCAGCATGACCCGAACCGTAACCGTGGCTTCCTCTTTGTTGAGTATTATAACCACGCCTGCGCAGAATATGCCAGGCAGAAGCTTTCATCACGAAGCTTCAAGGTTGATGGGAGCCAATTGACTGTTAGTTGGGCTGAACCTAAGGGTTCAACAGATCCTTCATCTGCAGCTGCTCAG GTGAAGACTATATATGTGAAGAACCTACCTGAGAATGTTTCtaaagagaagatcaaggatctGTTTGACAAACATGGAGAGGTCACAAAAATCGTCCTACCTCCTGCCAAGGCTGGGCATAAGAGGGATTTTGGCTTTGTTCACTTTGCTGAGAGATCAAGCGCACTGAAGGCAGTTAAAGGAAGTGAAAAATATGAAATTGATG GTCAAGTACTGGAAGTATCCATGGCCAAACCTTTGGCAGATAAGAAACCTGATCATTCACACAGGTCTGGAGGAGGCCCTAACTATCCTCTTCCTTCCTATGGTGGTGGCTACATGGGAGATCCGTATGGTGCTTATGGTGGCAGCGGTCCTGCATACAACCAG CCAATGATATATGGCAGAGGTCCAGCACCGGCAGGAATGAGGATGGTGCCGATGGTGCTTCCCGATGGTCGCCTTGGCTATGTCCT GCAACAACCTGGTGGAATGCCGCCTCCACCCCCACCGCGGAGGGGTGGTGACCGAAGAGACAGTGGCAGAGGCGGCGAAGGGCACAGCCGGCGATATCGCCCTTACTAG
- the LOC136476622 gene encoding endoglucanase 19-like has translation MEQPRSRLLSLSAVLLLLLLAPDLAAAFNYADALAKSIIYFEGQRSGKLPPGNRMPWRGDSGLTDGAQHNVDLVGGYYDAGDNMKFGLPMAFTTTMLAWSVADFGKYMGSDLPHARAAVRWGADYLLKAATSTPGTLYVQVGDPGQDHKCWERPEDMDTPRAVYSVTSSTPGSDVAAETAAALAASAVAFRRADPVYAARLLRAAVVAFELADRHRGSYSEGALSAAVCPFYCSYSGYEDELLWAAAWLHRASGNASFMAYVRANGAQDGAGNDDYSFSWDDKRIGTKVLLARGVLRRDRRRNVPGLQLYKAHSDSYICSLVPGAAGFQAGQYTPGGLIYREGGSNMQYVTTTTFLLLAYAKYLRSAGATVACGGGEVAPAELVALAKRQVDYILGKNPAGTSFMVGFGDRYPRRLHHRGASLPSVRAHPARIGCDQGFAYLHSAAPDANVLVGAVVGGPDARDGFVDDRDSYGQTEPATYINAPLVGVLAYFAGTAKY, from the exons ATGGAGCAGCCCCGGAGCAGGTTGCTCAGCTTGAGCGccgtcctgctcctcctcctcctcgccccgGACCTCGCCGCGGCCTTCAACTACGCCGACGCGCTCGCCAAGTCCATCATCTACTTCGAGGGCCAGCGCTCCGGCAAGCTGCCGCCGGGCAACCGCATGCCCTGGCGCGGCGACTCCGGCCTCACCGACGGCGCCCAGCACAAC GTGGATCTGGTGGGCGGGTACTACGACGCCGGCGACAACATGAAGTTCGGCCTACCGATGGCGTTCACCACGACAATGCTAGCATGGAGCGTGGCGGACTTCGGCAAGTACATGGGGTCCGACCTCCCgcacgcccgcgccgccgtgcgcTGGGGCGCGGACTACCTCCTCAAGGCCGCGACCTCCACCCCGGGCACGCTCTACGTCCAGGTGGGCGACCCGGGTCAGGACCACAAGTGCTGGGAGCGGCCGGAGGACATGGACACGCCGCGGGCCGTGTACTCCGTCACCTCCTCCACCCCGGGGTCCGACGTGGCCGCCgagacggcggcggcgctggccgcCTCCGCCGTCGCGTTCCGCCGCGCCGACCCGGTGTACGCGGCGCGCCTTCTCCGCGCCGCCGTGGTGGCGTTCGAGCTCGCCGACCGACACCGGGGCTCGTACAGCGAGGGCGCACTCAGCGCCGCGGTGTGCCCGTTCTACTGCTCATACTCCGGGTACGAGGACGAGCTCCTGTGGGCGGCCGCATGGCTGCACCGCGCGTCCGGGAATGCGTCGTTCATGGCGTACGTGCGCGCCAACGGCGCCCAGGACGGCGCCGGGAACGACGACTACTCGTTTAGCTGGGACGACAAGCGCATCGGCACCAAGGTGCTGCTGGCGAGGGGCGTGCTCCGGCGGGACCGGAGACGGAACGTCCCCGGGCTGCAGCTGTACAAGGCGCACTCCGACAGCTACATCTGCTCGCTGGTGCCAGGCGCCGCCGGGTTCCAGGCCGGGCAGTACACGCCGGGCGGGCTCATCTACAGGGAAGGCGGCAGCAACATGCAGTACGTGACGACGACGACGTTCCTCCTCCTGGCGTACGCGAAATACCTCCGGTCCGCCGGCGCCACCGTggcctgcggcggcggcgaggtggcGCCGGCCGAGCTCGTCGCGCTGGCGAAGCGGCAGGTGGACTACATCCTGGGGAAGAACCCGGCGGGGACGTCGTTCATGGTGGGGTTCGGGGACCGGTACCCGCGCCGGCTGCACCACCGCGGCGCGTCGTTGCCGTCGGTGCGCGCCCACCCGGCGCGCATCGGATGCGACCAGGGGTTCGCGTACCTGCACTCGGCGGCGCCCGACGCCAACGTGCTGGTGGGCGCCGTCGTGGGTGGCCCCGACGCGCGCGACGGGTTCGTCGACGACCGCGACAGCTACGGCCAGACCGAGCCCGCCACCTACATCAACGCGCCGCTCGTCGGCGTGCTCGCCTACTTCGCCGGCACCGCCAAGTATTGA